Proteins from a genomic interval of Nasonia vitripennis strain AsymCx chromosome 3, Nvit_psr_1.1, whole genome shotgun sequence:
- the LOC100120723 gene encoding probable helicase senataxin isoform X2 produces MDFERVLKRIGEVPEEVVINKNLFSCGRMNESDLVCLSLLVSRQHCLFTKLPDGLYVTDLGSSNGIYINGKVQETKRAILLNEGDLIGIGCAETTNLDPKTMFVYKVTNRVVLCDSSTSDGISNNRHARKEQSKERRNESNNNDAPANKVARNCSNAVDDDDIEIIENSFNVYTAKSHEMAKKSNSVRQVSECAPNLGPAREVNETTKKKEFTRQITECSTTFGVTEQEASANVKRNEHKKQFTRPEIIDIAEPCISSTPQDDDDIIEIDVTPPRSNVSREVIHTNLTNKELENLNQFIANVNIKQEPQNDPEPIAPTTTIKLEPDWHSFSQIDIVEINDDEGFPSSQLFDRSVVKEESEEKDVDSNVLQTSLFLGDDDNVVTILSSDDDDDDDDVINEDNVIHPIQKIKIESGIEPALEFVDVGVAAHPTITNETNNVCQNNLDVPNYEQVDSTAMLIASLTTEQSLEEQLFALHQETSLESSTSKDPLLDKETSVTNDTLTKKNISTTNDMDTSSNKDTKKSNRKGLEICEPHFIKPKKRGEKSTKRSRSKDRLDRKRKHSSDSSFIKDRHEKSTKNKEYKKDKSTSKQSTKQRSRSKESNNKDKHQSTSSELESHQKKNDENHNKNLSKSFENSSNNSDMLNQSRPKNKTTIVKAKVSTKTRGDMLCEAMQMSRPQPRKEAKAKASEPAKETSAPKLDTTSFVIPRRQFPSSTIPSSSISMISQLNTPTSISPSRDIPSSLAKDPSNDINRPLSPPVGNERSPSPLTESETNRNDVSGIPTSNPNLKSALKSANLNTSQKKVLFKANIAAVREFHIEEGNLLRNIKDGNNLRSSKKDFIGYRTTELKIEDFLARVFAWEPVWLEQQQKIKALPPIVKAEDMQQLPNTFTSFDQYYKRMEVLLLLETWQYLVKEYECTGNRYTTSAVLPCSIVRYSIKQMMTPNKLRYTMMAIHTLVTENQLVRQEHPVYGDMIILEYTTKHGNSLHMRRAFAYVVQVQQQNASKYLQSNDMLRKFVKFPQALLTYFVYTKMIDEQTIQYDQVARLRSIFYIRSHLRLLQGLQYVPRSELCDSILNVDIEQFQLAPVTTREIKEYDLVTKDKLNAKQMEAVIKFTNASVKLEPKIGLLVGPPGTGKSKVIANLVTQILYGEGRYVAGKPLRILVCAPSNAAIDEIVLRLLEIRGAIKEHRFKMVRIGRMESMHAEVKKISVAELARREALKAMSDHVHKISEGIDQKKRKVEDEIRALQLLVANNPRNVGYRMDLDNYRERLRKLVNKMPKTDQEMAKLENAAKMVILQKANVIACTLTSCYTGQMESIFGGDTEKIATCIVDEATQCCEAETLIPLMLGVKSLILVGDPNQLPATIMSTDAKKLGLDRSLFTRAKYALNTQINNERKDHMDPVITLSMQYRMVQAISHWPNRFFYGGKLQDMADYRNNFPFQSYRILNLDGIQDNIKFQNTSEAVFVGNLINSLMTCNKLSSWNRKITVGVITPYQNQKSVIQSTITEQIKNVPNTLQDKFHIEVNTIDSFQGQERDVIVMSLVRSSGIGFLSDPQRLCVALTRAKFTLIICGNFTTFQRDNMWKDLLRDARSRGVVARLNTTARPNEIKPHIVRLDKK; encoded by the exons TTTGCTAGTTTCCAGGCAGCACTGTTTGTTTACGAAACTGCCGGACGGTTTATATGTGACTGATTTGGGG AGTTCAAACGGTATATATATTAATGGAAAAGTACAAGAAACAAAGAGAGCCATCTTACTAAATGAAGGTGACTTGATTGGTATAGGCTGTGCGGAAACTACTAATTTGGATCCTAAAACTATGTTTGTATATAAAGTAACAAATCGG GTGGTGCTGTGTGATAGCAGTACTTCTGATGGTATAAGTAATAATAGACATGCTCGCAAAGAGCAATCTAAAGAACGTCGAAATGAATCAAACAACAATGATGCACCAGCTAATAAAGTAGCAAGAAACTGTAGTAATGCAGTTGATGATGACGATAtcgaaattattgaaaattcttttaatGTTTATACTGCAAAATCTCATGAAATGGCAAAAAAAAGTAACTCAGTCAGGCAAGTATCAGAATGTGCTCCTAACTTGGGTCCGGCTCGAGAAGTCAATGAAACTACCAAAAAGAAAGAATTCACAAGACAAATAACTGAATGTTCAACTACTTTTGGTGTAACTGAGCAAGAAGCTAGTGCAAACGTAAAAAGAAATGAGCATAAGAAACAGTTTACAAGGCCGGAAATCATTGACATAGCCGAGCCTTGCATATCAAGTACACCTCAAGATGATGACGATATTATAGAAATTGATGTCACGCCACCAAGAAGTAATGTTAGCAGGGAAGTTATACATACGAATTTAACCAACAAAGAACtagaaaatttaaatcaattcATAGCTAATGTGAATATTAAGCAAGAGCCACAAAATGATCCAGAACCAATTGCTCCTACAACAACTATAAAACTAGAACCAGACTGGCACTCTTTTTCACAAATTGATATTGTAGAAATAAATGATGATGAAGGCTTTCCTTCTTCGCAACTTTTTGACAGATCAGTTGTAAAAGAAGAATCAGAAGAGAAAGATGTTGACAGTAATGTTCTTCAGACTTCATTATTTCTtggtgatgatgataatgTTGTAACAATATTGAGtagcgatgatgatgatgatgatgacgatgtaATTAACGAAGATAACGTGATACATCCAatccaaaaaataaaaatagaatctGGAATAGAACCAGCTTTAGAATTTGTAGATGTTGGAGTAGCTGCACATCCTACAATAACGAATGAGACTAATAATGTGTGCCAGAACAATTTAGATGTTCCTAATTATGAGCAGGTAGATTCTACAGCAATGCTGATTGCCTCTCTGACAACTGAACAATCCCTCGAAGAACAATTATTTGCGTTACATCAAGAAACGTCACTTGAATCATCTACTAGTAAAGATCCTTTGCTTGATAAGGAAACGTCTGTTACTAATGATACTTTGactaaaaagaatatttctaCCACCAATGATATGGATACCTCAAGTAATAAAGATACCAAAAAATCGAATAGGAAAGGTTTGGAAATTTGTGAACCACATTTTATAAAGCCAAAGAAAAGAGGTGAAAAATCTACCAAAAGGTCGAGAAGTAAAGATCGATTAGACAGGAAAAGGAAACATTCTTCAGATTCATCTTTCATCAAGGATAGACATGAAAAATCgactaaaaataaagaatacaAGAAAGACAAAAGTACATCAAAACAAAGTACGAAACAAAGAAGTCGTAGCAAAGAATCAAACAACAAGGATAAGCATCAAAGTACTTCATCAGAATTAGAAAGTcatcagaaaaaaaatgatgaaaatcaCAATAAAAATCTATCCAAATCTTTTGAAAATAGTTCTAACAATTCTGATATGTTGAACCAATCTAGACCAAAGAATAAGACGACAATAGTAAAAGCTAAAGTTTCAACAAAAACACGCGGTGATATGCTTTGTGAAGCAATGCAAATGTCAAGGCCACAGCCAAGGAAAGaagcaaaagcaaaagcttCTGAACCTGCAAAAGAAACAAGTGCACCAAAACTGGATACTACTTCATTCGTTATTCCTCGTCGACAATTTCCGTCATCTACTATTCCATCCAGTTCTATCTCTATGATTAGTCAATTGAACACTCCAACATCAATATCTCCATCTAGAGATATTCCGTCTAGTCTGGCAAAAGATCCATCAAATGACATAAATAGACCTCTATCTCCACCAGTTGGTAATGAGAGATCTCCATCCCCATTAACAGAATCCGAAACAAATCGCAATGACGTATCAGGTATACCAACATCGAATCCAAATTTAAAATCGGCGCTAAAATCTGCCAATCTTAACACTTCCCAAAAAAAAGTCTTGTTCAAAGCCAACATTGCAGCCGTTCGTGAATTTCATATTGAAGAAGGCAATCTATTGAGGAACATTAAAGATGGTAATAATTTACGAAGTAGTAAAAAAGATTTCATTGGGTATAGAACAActgaattgaaaattgaagATTTTTTGGCTCGCGTATTTGCATGGGAGCCTGTTTGGTTGGAACAGCAACAAAAAATTAAGGCCTTACCACCTATCGTTAAAGCAGAAGATATGCAGCAACTACCAAATACTTTTACTTCTTTTGACCAATACTACAAGAGAATGGaagttttattattgttagaGACCTGGCAATATTTGGTTAAAGAGTACGAGTGTACTGGAAATAG GTATACTACGTCTGCAGTTCTACCATGTAGTATTGTAAGATATTCTATTAAACAGATGATGACACCTAATAAATTACGATATACCATGATGGCCATTCATACGTTAGTGACGGAAAATCAATTGGTAAGGCAGGAACATCCAGTTTATGGGGACATGATAATTCTTGAGTACACAACAAAGCATGGCAATTCTCTCCATATGAGAAGAGCATTTGCTTATGTTGTGCAGGTTCAGCAACAAAATGCTTCGAAATATTTGCAATCTAATGATATGCTTC gtAAATTTGTCAAATTCCCCCAGGCTCTATTGACATACTTTGTATATACAAAAATGATTGATGAACAAACAATTCAGTATGATCAAGTAGCCAGGTTGCgaagtattttttatataagatcACATCTTCGTTTACTTCAAGGATTACAGTATGTACCCCGTTCAGAGCTCTGTGACTCAATTTTAAATGTTGATATTGAACAATTTCAACTTGCGCCTGTAACAACTCGAGAAATTAAAGAATATGATCTTGTgacaaaa GATAAACTTAATGCTAAACAAATGGAAGCCGTCATCAAATTTACGAATGCATCTGTAAAGTTAGAACCTAAAATTGGTTTACTCGTAGGCCCACCAG GAACGGGAAAATCAAAGGTCATTGCTAATTTAGTGACTCAGATACTGTATGGAGAAGGCAGATATGTCGCTGGTAAACCTCTTCGAATATTAGTATGTGCTCCATCTAATGCTGCAATTGATGAAATTGTTTTACGTCTTCTTGAAATACGCGGTGCTATAAAag AGCACAGGTTTAAAATGGTCAGGATTGGCAGGATGGAATCAATGCACGCGgaagtgaaaaaaatatctgtagCTGAACTTGCTAGAAGGGAAGCTCTAAAGGCAATGTCTGATCACGTGCACAAAATTTCAGAAGGTATCGAtcaaaag aaacGTAAAGTAGAAGATGAAATACGCGCACTTCAGTTGTTGGTTGCAAATAATCCCAGAAATGTTGGTTATAGAATGGATCTTGATAATTACAGAGAAAGACTTAGAAAATTAGTCAATAAAATGCCG aaaacaGATCAAGAGATGGCCAAATTAGAAAATGCTGCTAAAATGgtaattttacaaaaagcCAACGTCATTGCCTGTACACTTACTTCATGTTATACTGGTCAAATGGAATCTATATTTGG AGGTGATACCGAAAAAATTGCAACATGCATTGTAGATGAAGCTACACAATGTTGTGAAGCTGAGACATTAATACCTTTGATGCTGGGGGTGAAGAGTCTTATTTTAGTAGGTGATCCCAATCAATTACCAGCTACTATTATGTCAACT GATGCAAAGAAACTTGGATTAGATAGATCTTTATTTACAAGAGCGAAATATGCTTTGAATACTCAAATTAATAATGAAAGGAAAGATCATATGGATCCTGTAATAACACTGAGTATGCAATATCGTATGGTGCAGGCTATATCGCATTGGCCAAATCGCTTTTTTTATGGAGGAAAGTTACAGGATATGGCAGattatagaaataattttccatttCAATCTTATCGTATTTTGAATCTTGATGGAATACAAGATAACAtcaaatttcaaaatactAGTGAGGCAGTATTTGTgggtaatttaataaatagcTTAATGACATGTAACAAACTCAGCTCATGGAATAGAAAGATTACAGTAGGAGTTATTACGCcttatcaaaatcaaaagtCTGTCATTCAATCGACGATAACAGAACA GATTAAAAATGTACCTAATACATTGCAAGATAAATTTCATATTGAAGTTAATACCATCGATAGTTTCCAAGGTCAAGAAAGAGATGTCATCGTAATGTCTCTTGTGAGGAGTAGTGGAATAGGATTTTTGTCAGATCCACAAAGGCTATGTGTTGCTTTGACGAGAGCAAAATTCACTTTAATTATATGTGGCAATTTCACAACGTTTCAG agaGACAATATGTGGAAAGACTTATTGCGAGATGCACGTTCTCGTGGAGTTGTAGCACGTTTAAATACAACTGCCAGGCCAAATGAAATCAAACCTCACATCGTAAGGTTAGATAAGAAATAg